A genomic segment from Sparus aurata chromosome 10, fSpaAur1.1, whole genome shotgun sequence encodes:
- the cd248a gene encoding CD248 molecule, endosialin a — MASLMSNAAALLFISLLALLFGVFSVLGRDLRERDALCTADGCFMVYFQRKTFLDSWRACKEKGGNLATIKRKEDATIIASLFSTLDLRHSRTKVQVWIGLQRQPRQCTSTHPLRGFSWTTGDQDTEYANWQGEDSPRICSVPRCVVMGYSTQEQNDNFKWVDGACSIPVDGYLCHYAYKGMCAALLSEGAGNALYTTPFNLLSTLLTHVPFGSVATVPCPADDKEEQSALCMLKEDGSVGWSRDSPLCSDSPVSHNWCDQDNGGCEHFCRPAGVHFYCECVDGYRLGVNRKNCEVSDVCQGATCEFECLPLSDGYRCACPDGYMLGPDERSCLDVDECLKSPCELLCVNAPGTFECRCREGYHPDDSGRCEDIDECVNDPCEHACENTPGSHICHCHLGFSPVPEDPSQCQDTDECQIPGTCEQMCVNYEGGFECYCEEGYELMSDHYSCHKRREEVDQSAVTPSFPWVTRQPGPVWEPVDYAWNSQHTDWPPEEEQSLDWLTDPPRVLDSDVIWVTSASQGEMPFDLQPDSPTQVTHADENLDTRLEWSQSEMEVFSTTLYTTLPPSTKTSITPNWYENDEEETTTALPLLSTSTISEGAWNWWKGLSTSSQKPGNSEHSVDSIYHSKSEEERYPPNENSKFPGGELGEEEKAYVESTHSQNSAVPTQLIPSQPPTSEGGESGDSLDSVSDDKGQKQSSTWLLVGLIVPICIFIVVMVALGIVYCTRCAVKPRSKNATDCYHWISGAHDKQGAPNPSAGVKTHV, encoded by the coding sequence ATGGCCTCCCTGATGAGCaatgctgctgctcttctctttatctCCCTGTTGGCTTTGCTCTTTGGAGTTTTCTCAGTCCTTGGACGGGACCTGAGAGAGAGGGATGCACTATGCACTGCAGATGGCTGCTTTATGGTCTACTTCCAACGCAAGACGTTCTTGGACTCCTGGAGGGCCTGTAAAGAGAAAGGTGGTAACCTCGCTACCATCAAACGCAAGGAAGATGCAACCATTATTGCTAGTCTTTTTTCCACTCTCGACTTGCGCCACTCACGTACCAAGGTCCAGGTATGGATTGGTCTGCAGCGCCAGCCTCGCCAGTGTACCAGCACACACCCATTGCGGGGTTTCTCTTGGACTACGGGTGACCAGGACACAGAGTATGCAAACTGGCAAGGAGAGGACTCACCCAGAATTTGCTCTGTGCCACGCTGTGTAGTTATGGGCTACAGCACTCAAGAGCAGAATGATAACTTTAAATGGGTGGATGGTGCCTGCTCAATCCCTGTAGATGGGTATCTCTGTCATTATGCCTACAAAGGAATGTGTGCTGCCTTGTTGAGTGAAGGAGCAGGCAATGCCCTCTACACCACACCATTTAACCTTCTTAGCACACTGCTAACTCATGTGCCCTTCGGATCTGTCGCTACTGTTCCCTGCCCCGCAGACGACAAGGAGGAACAGTCCGCTTTGTGTATGCTTAAGGAAGATGGCTCTGTGGGGTGGTCAAGAGATTCTCCCCTCTGCTCTGATTCTCCAGTATCACATAACTGGTGTGACCAAGATAATGGTGGATGTGAGCATTTCTGCAGGCCAGCCGGTGTTCACTTCTACTGTGAATGTGTTGATGGATATCGGCTAGGAGTAAATAGGAAGAACTGCGAGGTCTCTGATGTATGTCAAGGGGCCACCTGTGAGTTTGAGTGTCTGCCCCTTTCAGATGGGTACCGTTGTGCCTGCCCTGATGGATACATGCTTGGACCAGATGAACGTAGCTGTCTGGATGTAGATGAGTGCCTTAAGAGTCCTTGtgagctgctctgtgtgaatgctCCAGGGACATTTGAATGTAGATGTCGGGAGGGTTACCATCCAGATGATTCTGGTAGGTGTGAGGACATTGATGAGTGTGTAAATGACCCATGTGAACATGCTTGTGAAAACACTCCAGGATCTCATATCTGCCACTGCCATCTGGGTTTTTCCCCAGTGCCTGAGGACCCCAGCCAATGCCAAGACACTGACGAATGCCAGATCCCTGGGACCTGTGAGCAGATGTGTGTGAACTATGAGGGTGGATTTGAATGTTACTGTGAAGAAGGGTATGAACTCATGTCTGATCACTACTCATGCCACAAGAGAAGGGAGGAAGTTGACCAATCCGCTGTCACCCCCTCCTTTCCTTGGGTCACCCGCCAGCCTGGACCCGTATGGGAACCAGTGGACTATGCCTGGAACTCACAGCATACTGACTGGCCTCCAGAGGAGGAGCAATCTCTGGACTGGCTGACTGACCCACCCAGAGTCTTGGATTCCGATGTAATTTGGGTCACCAGTGCCTCTCAGGGTGAAATGCCCTTTGATTTACAACCAGATTCTCCGACACAGGTGACTCATGCTGATGAAAATTTAGATACTCGGTTGGAGTGGTCTCAGTCTGAGATGGAGGTTTTTTCCACAACCCTCTACACCACGCTTCCACCCTCCACAAAAACCAGCATAACCCCAAACTGGTACGAAAATGACGAGGAGGAGACCACCACAGCTCTCCCACTCCTTTCCACTTCTACAATCTCTGAGGGAGCTTGGAATTGGTGGAAGGGGCTCTCTACTTCCAGTCAGAAACCAGGAAATTCAGAGCATTCGGTCGATTCCATTTACCACAGCAAGAGTGAGGAAGAACGGTACCCCCCTAACGAAAACTCGAAGTTCCCAGGGggggagttgggggaggaggaaaaGGCCTATGTGGAGAGCACACATTCCCAAAACTCAGCTGTTCCCACCCAGCTTATTCCATCCCAGCCACCCACAAGTGAGGGGGGAGAGAGTGGTGACAGTCTGGATTCTGTCTCAGATGATAAGGGGCAGAAGCAGAGCAGCACCTGGCTCCTGGTAGGCCTCATAGTTCCCATCTGCATTTTCATTGTGGTGATGGTGGCACTGGGCATAGTGTACTGCACCCGCTGTGCTGTTAAGCCACGTAGCAAAAATGCCACTGACTGCTACCACTGGATCTCTGGGGCTCATGACAAACAGGGAGCTCCTAACCCCTCAGCAGGGGTCAAGACCCATGTTTAA